The DNA region GAGACAAAAGGCACACAGATGGAGCAGAGTAAGATTGCCCGTTTCAAGGCTCATCATTCCGGTGAGCAGGGGGCATGAAATTGGGGCACCAGGCGTgagctcactcactcattcattccactCAGATGATCTCTGAGGACTTTCTACATCCGTAAGTCGATTTGTTGGTCCTCAGAACTAGAGAGAGATTAGCCACAGTCCTGGCTCTTGAGGAGTTTACTTTTGGTTTTGGAGGGGACAGATATGAAAAGATGGACGGGTGAAATGGTCTTACGTGTGCAAGACACAGGAAGTGCAGGATGGAGAATAGAGGATAATCCAAAGAAAACCTACAGAGCTGACATCTCAGCAGAGTCTGGAGAGGATGAGGTGTTGCCCAGGTGTTTCCTGAGTTGTTGGTAGTGGTTCCGGAGAAGGGCACAGCCAGGGGAGTGGGAGCCGGCGGTGGATGGAGCAGAGATCGTAGCAGTCGGGGGGCTGGCTTGGGACCATGTTCACCCACCCAtgttcaccaggcttccctggtggctcagtcggtaaagaatccacctgcaatgtgggagacctgggttccatccctgggctgggaagatcccctggagaagggaagggctccccactccagtactcttgcctggagaaccccatggacagaggagcctgggggctacagtccctggggtcacagagtcggacacgcctgagtgagtCCTTCCACTTTCACCCATGCTTCCTTCTTCCAAGAGAACACTTGGGACTGAGCAGATGGATGGTGATCCCGGGACAAAGCAGGAGGGACAGGGGTGGGCGGAAGGGTAGCAAGTCTCCTTAGTGTGAAGGACATGGAAGACGTCACACAGAAGTGCACGGGAGGTACTTGGGAATTAAGGCCTGGTGCTTAGACCCAGACTGGACATGTACATTTTTGAGTCCTTTAAACAGACCCTGGAAATAGTGGAAGTTgtacagagaaaaatcaagattaCCCAAGTCCTGTCCTTGACTCTGATGAAGAAGAAAACAGGGCCACTTAGTTGTTGAAACTACTTTAAAAATCAGgctttaatttccattttggACATTAAGTTCTCTGACTTgtaagttactttttaaaaataagtaatagtAAATCTCATTgccaaatttttatcttttattcctttatggaaatatatatatgtatatatatctttatcttttattcctaaatattcccATATGGAAGAAAGAATCTTAactacttttcattttaaataagttAGTAAGTGGAAATATGATTCTTAGGTATAGTAAATAAGGAACCTAGAAAGCCAACTTGTACAtgatgagaaaatactcaaaaatTGGTAGAGTTGTCCAGAAactaatagctttttaaaaaatggagatgaAGTTGACGTAACATTATTAGTTTCAGATGAATAATGTAATGAtgtgatatttgtatatacagaagtaatttctggggacttccctggtggaccagtggttaagactgcctcccagtgcaggggctgtgagttcagtccctggtcggggagctgagatcctacatgccagGCAGCCAAAAAGTAGAGGCACTACTGTAACAGATTCagtaaaggtttaaaaaataataaattgcctTTCATCCCAGGAATAGAGGACTGTGAGACGATGGAAGATGTGTACATGGCGTCAGTGGAAACGGATCGAGGGGTCAAGGAACAGTTGCATCTCTATGACACCAGAGGCCTGCAGGAAGGCGTGGAGCTGCCCaagcattatttttcatttgccgATGGCTTTGTTCTTGTGTACAGTGTGAATAACCTTGAATCCTTTCAAAGAGTGGAGCTTCTGAAGAAGGAGATTgataaattcaaagataaaaaagaGGTAAGTgaggctgttaaaaaaaaaaaagccaactgtGAATTCTGTTTAAATTGTAGCATGGACTTCTGggcaattaaaatgttttaaaagctttCAGTTGTATTCACAATATCTGTaatcttcatgatttttttttcttagcccaGGAAATACAGAGCTGATGGGTTCACCAGGACCAGCACTTGACTCTCTACCTTTCCTTGTTTCCATGTATAAGTTGAATTTTAGTGACTCCGTTTCTCACATACATAGTTCATTTCATATCATTTGGGACCACTGCATCCTAGGGCTTTTTATTGTCTCTTTGAATATATAGGATTgtcttcagccttaaaaaggaaaaaaaaaggaaagaaatgggaaaaaaatgaataatgactGAGTTCTATTGATTTGCCACTTGAAAATAAGATTCTCACTGTGGTCTGTGAAGTCCTGGATGATCCAGCCCATGTCTGTCCACGTAGCATTGTTCCCCTGTCCCCGTGCCCCAGTGACACTCCAGGGGTCTACTTTCTGCAGAATTTTTCAGCAGGATATTTTTGTCCCCCCAGAAGTCCTTCTCAGTCACTGGTTCCCCTGCCTGGAGCTGTCTTGTTGCAGGTCTTTCTCCAAGTCAAGACCACCTTCTCGGTGCCTAGGGAACCATGTCATGAACCTGTTAACctagtttttatatattttttcatgtcaaactttaaattttgagatgattgtagattcacatgcaaTTTTAAGAAACAGCAGAGATCCCTCACTCAGTTTCCCCCAATGCTGGTAACGTCCTGCAAAACCATTgtagaatagggcttccctgctggctcagtggtaaagaatctgcctgaaatgcaggagacacgggtttgatccctgagtcgggaagatccccctgaagaaggaaatggcatcccactccagtattgtcgcctggagaatcccacggacagaggagcctggtgggctgcagataacggggtcacagagagtcagacacgacttagtgactaaactaacAGCAGCGTCGTAGATAACGCAGCGGAGACACTGACGCTGATATAGCTGGGGGCCCCCAGCACTGCAGGGGTCCCTCAGGACCTCTTCTGTCCCCACGCGTCCccgcccaccctccctccctcgtCAGTGACTCACCTGTTCTCCATTTCTGTAACCTTGTCATGTCGACATCCGTGGAAGTGTAGTTTGTAACTAACCCTTCAGTCACAAACTGCGCTGTAGGTAGGGTTTTCCTGCTCCGTTCTGTATGTGAAGGCTCGCACCTGCTGACCCCGCCCTCCCGCTCCGTCCCTCCCCGGGCCATCTCCCCTCGACAGCCACTGGTCTGTTCTCAGTGAGTCTGTCTCTGTCAGACAGGTTCatctgtgtcatgttttagactccacatgtaaatgatttcctgtggtatttgtcttttttcttcagACTGACTTCAGTTAgtttgacaatctctaggtcaatccgttttatggctgggtaacactccattgtacacacacacacacacacacacacacacacacacacacacatacacggtgTCTTAACACTccattgtacacacacacacacacacacacacggtgtctTAACACTccattgtacacacacacacacacacacacacggtgtctTAACACTccattgtacacacacacacacacacggtgtctTAACACTccattgcacacacacacacacacacacacacacacacacacacggtgtctTAACACTccattgtacacacacacacacacagagtgtctTCACCCACCCATCTGAGACGGGCATGTAGGCTACCCCCaggtcttggctactgtgaatagtgctttCAACACAggagtgcatgcatctttttgaatttgagttttctccagatacatgcccaggacggagcatgtggaatcctatgattaatctatttttagtttttcaagaaacCCCCACACTGTCAGTTCCAGCTTATATTTCTACCGGCAGTGTAGAAGGGCTCCTTTTTCCCACGCCCTCCCCAGCATGTTATGCGTAGACTTTagcatttttattcctttattcttgCCCGTGCTGGGTcttgttgctgcacgggcttgcTGTAGTCTCAGCGAGCCTGGCCGCTCAGTACTTGGGGCGCGCGGGCGTAGCTGCTCTGTGGCGGGTGGGATTTGCCTGTGTCGGGGGTGGAACCTGGTTCTCCAGCACGGGCAGGCGGACTCGTTACCGccgagccagcagggaaggccGTTTACAGATTTTAGTGAAGCCCTTCTGCCCTGGGTGAGGTGGTAGCTCAGTGTAGACGAGTTTGGACAGCAGACGTTTTCCGGGCTGTGGGCTGGCACTGTTCTGGGGAGGGGCCGGAGGAGACCATGGAACAGTCTCTGCTTCCACAGAGCCGCTGGCGGGAGGCGGGAGACGGGAAGGCCTCCCTGAGGAAACTGCTTGCTGAGACCCGGGGACGCGACGGGCGCCTGGCCGGCGTCCGGAGGGGCTGCTCCAGGTGGGCCCGGCTGAAgcttgggggcgggggcggcaccTGTCAAGCTGGGGACGGCGGGCGGGGAGGCTGGTGGCCGAGGGCGCCTCTGGGTGGAGGCAGAGGGAGGGCGGGGTGTAGCCGGGGTTACatgatttattttcatgtttgtttttaagaaaatgaaacggGCAATGTTTGCGCATGGTTCAAAAATTAAAACGATACATCAAAAGGACTCCAGTGAACTCTGGTTCCCACCTGTCCTCAACCATCCATTTCCGGTACCCCAActgtgctttttaaatattttcccatcTTTCTAGTCGAGGGGCACCCTTGCAGAGTTTCTTCATATAAatacaagcaaataaaaatgtacatactttttcttattcttctctTATACCAGAGGTGGCTTATTGTTCTACACCTTGTATTTTTCATGTAATGCATCTTGGAGTCCTTCCCCTAGCGGTACTCAggattcctttttgttttttttttaaagctgatgcCTGGTATCCATTGTGTGACTATGGATGTATCATATGTAATTAGCCTCGGGCTGATGGACACGGGATGGGATATCTCGGGTCACGTGCTGTTATGAACCATGCTACAGTGAATAATCTTAGACTTTATTATTGTGTACATTTTAGCACATAGTTGAAGATCCACCAGCTGAAGTTAGGAtcttgtgaagtcgctcagtcgtgtccgactctctgtgaccccatggactgtagcctaccaggcttcatccatgggattttccaggcaagaatgctggagtgggttgccatttccttctccaggagatcttcccgacccagggattgaccctgggtctctcgcattgtaggcagacgctttaccgtctgagctaccagggaagtctcgagGGTAAGGACAGTGCCGAGTTGCCGCCCCTAGGAATACAGTGGAAGCGCCTGTTGTGCACTCTTGACAACACTGCTTAAATGTCTGGATTCCGTGACTCTTCTGGGTGGAGGCTGTTTTTGTAGCTCCGTTTTTCCTTCATGTGAAGGAAGTTGAACTTCCTTTTGACTTAGTTTTAAACTGATCGCCCTATGCTGACTCTGGCCTTGGGGGACAGGGTGCAAGCCGGGTTTACTGCACTAGCGCGCTCTCAAGCACGCTGACCTTTAGTGGTTGGCACCGAGGGGACCGCGGCGGCGGAGTCTGCACCGGAAGTGGCCTCTGAAGCAAGAGGAAGACAACGGACGAGGGCAAAGAGACCGGGCGGCAAGTGCAGTCGGCGCTTTAAAAAGCAGGGAGTGACCAAGCTCAGATGCTGAAGGCAGATCAAAAAAGCCGAACGCGGAGCAGTTTAATGAAACTGAGATGAAGTCTGATGGACCGCTGTGAGGGAGCTGAGCACAGCAAACGCAGCTCTTCAAGAGCCTGGAGGCAGAGGGTGAACGTCTGTCCCCTAGAgggggcagggcttcccaggggcgcggtggtcaagaacccgcctgccagtgcaggagacgcgggagacacgcgttccatccctgggtggggaagatgccctggaggaggacatggcagcccagtccagtattcttgcctggagaatcctgtcgacagaggagcctggcgggctactgtccgtggggtcgcaaagagtcaggactgaAGGGAGAGTGACAGGAGCTGGAGAAGGATGCTGAGAAGGTTGTCTCAGATGAGACAGTGTTGTTTGTACGCAGGATGGCTCAGTGGAGAGGTACAGGAGCGAGGGGATGGTTGGTGGAGCGACACCCGATCCTAGAGGGTGGACGTGGGCTTAGAGGATGAGGAGGGCGGTTAGGTGCGGCGGTGAAGTACACGGAAGTTCCCTTCCCGTTGCTTCTGCCTTCTTGCTGAAAGCGTGGACGTCAGCGGAGGTGAGGGGGGAAGGCAGAGGCACAGTGGAGGCCGGAGGCGGCGGCCGCGGAGGCAGGGACGAGAGGGGAGCGCGCCCGCCTGGGCCGGCACCGCCCTCGAGGTCGGGCTTCCGAACGGGGACCCGCCGGCAGGTGGGTCTCCAGCCACATGAAGTAGACGCTGTTGGCACACAGTGCGGTTGAGTTCAActtggagcttccctggggggCTTGGTTGTCGAGACTGCCAGCCGGTGCAGGAGAGAAGGGTTCGctccctgatctaggaagatgCCGTGGAGCGGCTGCGCCCGTGCACCGCAAGTCCTGAGACTGCTCTGAGGCCCGGGCGCCGCGGTGGAGAAGCCTCCGCGGGGAGAGGCCCGGAGCAGCGGGGACCCAGCTCGGCCAAAGATACACAGGCCGTTCGGGAAAAAAAGCTGCTAATTAACCGGGGTGGGGGCGTGATCCAGGTGATCACGATGTCAGGGGGGTGGGCTAGAGGAGCCTAGGCTGAGGGGGGCCGGGAGGGCGGCGAGGGCGGCGGGTCCCTGAGGGTGCCGACGGGGGTCAGGGCGATGGTTAGCCTGTGTGGAGGGGGTGCTGAGAGAGGCGGTTCCCTAAGGGTCGTCCACCCCGCTGAAGCGTCACGACGGGTGGCGCGTGCGGTGACCAGGCGCCGCTGGGCGATGAGCGGCGGGGGCGGCCCTGAGCCGAGGGGACGCCCCCCGCCGCCCGCCGGCACCGCAGGGGAGGCCTCTGTGCAGACGCGGGGACGTCTGCCGGCCAAGCGCGCCGCCTCTGCGGCCGGGAAGAGCGGGCAACAAGGGGGTGGGGGCACCGGGAGGGCGGCTCCTGCTGAGAAACGGCCGTTACAGACCGGCCAGAAGACCGGGCTCCGGGCGCAGCTCCGTCCCGGCGGGACGGCCACAGCGCGCCTCTGGCGGCGGGAAAGGCCGGGCCGCCCGTGGGTCCGAGCTGTCCCCCGCCGCCTCCCCTTTGCAGGCCTCTCAACACCCGGGTGCCGTTTCCTGCCCCCGGCTTTGAGTGCCCCGTGACTGCCGCTCGCGTCGCCCGCGTGTGCCCTGCGTGGCAAGTGTCCCACTGAGAGAAGGCTCGCTCGCCCTGCCTTTAATGCAGTGTTCCCGCTGGGGCACGCGCTCAGCAGGTGTTTCAGCGCCTGCCTCGGGCGCTTGGCCGTGACTCGGATTAACGTGAGTTGGGTGGGCTGAGTCAGGTCCCCCGGGGTGCAGGCCTCTCCCGGCTCCAGGCGCCCTGTTGTGTTTTCAAGGACATTTCCCAGACAGCAAGTAAGAGCCAAAGTGAAATGCAGGCACGTTTCAGTCAGACGTTATCTGTATCCCAGGCATTGATTTCCCCAGCCCATCTTCCATTCACACCCGTTATTTCACCGGTTACAGCGTCTCACAGCCGCCGGTGGCGCACTCCTGTTTTTAACAAAACGCACAAGCAAGCAGTGAGGTGCTGCCCCGCCGTCCCACCACGCAGGTCACGTCTGAAGCGGTTGGTTACAGGGTCCAGTCTCCCTTCTCCGTTTGGTCTGGGAGCTGACGCTGCAGTGTGACCTTCCCCTCCGCCCCTCCTCCAGGTGGCGATCGTGGTTCTAGGGAACAAGATCGACCTTTCGGAGCAGCGCCAGGTGGACGCCGAGGTGGCGCAGCAGTGGGCCAGAAGCGAGAAGGTGCGCCTGTGGGAGGTGACGGTCACCGACCGCAAGACCCTGATCGAGCCCTTCACCCTGCTGGCCAGCAAGCTCTCCCAGCCCCAGAGCAAATCCAGCTTCCCTCTGCCCGGCAGGAAAAACAAAGGCAACTCGAGCTCGGAAAACTAGAACTGCAGACGCGCCCGCCTTCGGTCAGCCAGGACTGCCTCTAGCTGTCTGTGAACACGTTCAAGCGAGGCCGTTTGTGTCTGCCTTGGTCCTTAGGAAGCCTCGGATGCACTTTCAGTTATCATTAACTTACTTGGGCTAAGTTGTATTGTTGCCTGACTTGAAATCATGCATTTGCACCCTCATTGTTTGAAACTTGTTCCTGATCATCTGTGCTACTTATTTACATTCTGTTGTACTTATCAAAAGAATAAAGCTTGGCTGTATGCAGATGACCCCAGTAGCTCTGCTCACCTTTAACCTTTCTCAGAAGTAGTCATCCTGTGTCACTTCATGCAGACTTCCAAGCGTCTCCTGTCTAGTGTTCTAAAATGACACCTCACTGTGTCCAGATTGGATCACAAACAGTAAACTGGAGTACTGAGTTAAGCTAAACTTCATCTGGTGGAGATCTTGCTAAACAGAACAAAATGTGTGATTTAACTTTGTTGAAATTATGTTGAGCGTGAGTTGAGTAGGTGGTGTAAATACGTTCAAACCGGTTCTTCCTTCTTTAGGAAGCTGCTGAACACTAGTAAAGCTTCATTCTACACACGTCAAAGTTACCATAACTACTTGGAAAGTAAGAAGCAAGCTCCTTAGTCATTTCAACCTTGAAAGCAGTTAACTATTGGTTTTAAATGAGATGTGGTCcagcaataatagtaataatgttaAAAGGTCTACTAAACAGTAGTTATCTTGAATACTCTTGATGAGGTTCAGTGAATTTAAACTCAACTGGCTCAGTTCAATGACTGCAAGGCAAGAACTAAGGCATGTAAGATACAAACTGGCAGGGCGGCAGCACTGGCCAATTTATAACGAATgtttctcatcatttttttttttggtaaaagaaCTGTCACTCAGATGGTTAAATCATTCCCTGCCTTCTCTCCTAGTTACTGAGTGTTGAACCTCTagcttattttttcttaaacacaGATAAATACTTTTAGAGTTATTTaaagctgagatggtaaagaatccgcctgccatgtggaagacctgggttcgatccctgggtcgggaagatcccctggagactggaaaggctacccactgcactattattcttgcctggagaatcccatggacagaggagcctggtgggatacagtccatgggtcacaaagagtcagacacgactgactgactaaacaTAGGACACAGAATTTAAAAGGAATATATGGGGTGGGGggccttccctgctggtccagtggttaagactccacgctccccctgcagggggcacaggttcaagtTCAGGAACTAAGAACCCTCAGGCCACAGTGTGGCCAAACCCCACAGAAAACCATCCTGCAGTCTGCTCCTCTGCTGAACTCAGCTTGGCTCTGTTAGTGCGCAGCATGACGATGTTTAAACACGCCACGAAGGGACATGAACCTCCACTCTGGACCCTGCAACTCCTCCGTGGCTGTAGTTACTTCTCCTCGAGGGCCCACTTCTCATGTGGCGATactaggttggtgcaaatgtaattcGGTTTCAGACCGTGAATTTCAAATCAttgtaactaggctcaaacacatctttattaaccaAATCAGGAACCATTACACTCAGCACAGTTT from Dama dama isolate Ldn47 chromosome 32, ASM3311817v1, whole genome shotgun sequence includes:
- the NKIRAS1 gene encoding NF-kappa-B inhibitor-interacting Ras-like protein 1 isoform X1, which gives rise to MGKGCKVVVCGLLSVGKTAILEQLLYGNHTIGIEDCETMEDVYMASVETDRGVKEQLHLYDTRGLQEGVELPKHYFSFADGFVLVYSVNNLESFQRVELLKKEIDKFKDKKEVAIVVLGNKIDLSEQRQVDAEVAQQWARSEKVRLWEVTVTDRKTLIEPFTLLASKLSQPQSKSSFPLPGRKNKGNSSSEN
- the NKIRAS1 gene encoding NF-kappa-B inhibitor-interacting Ras-like protein 1 isoform X2, producing the protein MEDVYMASVETDRGVKEQLHLYDTRGLQEGVELPKHYFSFADGFVLVYSVNNLESFQRVELLKKEIDKFKDKKEVAIVVLGNKIDLSEQRQVDAEVAQQWARSEKVRLWEVTVTDRKTLIEPFTLLASKLSQPQSKSSFPLPGRKNKGNSSSEN